One part of the Quercus lobata isolate SW786 chromosome 7, ValleyOak3.0 Primary Assembly, whole genome shotgun sequence genome encodes these proteins:
- the LOC115952311 gene encoding uncharacterized protein LOC115952311 isoform X2, translating into MKGMWSTHQRTRSYVKVIKRDAANTLEVDTAFKPLDELFSSFLGSIAHDMIINWRSSRNIMWSDLKGIWSKDVWIPCSMRFHLGSIVVFEELFYS; encoded by the exons ATGAAAG GAATGTGGAGCACTCATCAAAGGACTAGATCCTATGTCAAGGTCATAAAGAG GGATGCGGCAAACACATTGGAAGTAGACACTGCATTTAAACCACTTGATGAACTTTTCAGTAGTTTTCTTGGAAGTATAGCACATGACATGATCATAAATTGGAG GAGTTCCAGAAATATTATGTGGAG TGATTTAAAGGGTATTTGGAGCAAAGATGTTTGGATCCCTTGTAGTATGAG GTTTCACCTTGGTTCAATTGTGGTTTTTGAAGAGCTTTTCTACTCATAA
- the LOC115952311 gene encoding uncharacterized protein LOC115952311 isoform X4 produces MKGMWSTHQRTRSYVKVIKRDAANTLEVDTAFKPLDELFSSFLGSIAHDMIINWRSSRNIMWSDLKGIWSKDVWIPCSMRFEVSAGIQNL; encoded by the exons ATGAAAG GAATGTGGAGCACTCATCAAAGGACTAGATCCTATGTCAAGGTCATAAAGAG GGATGCGGCAAACACATTGGAAGTAGACACTGCATTTAAACCACTTGATGAACTTTTCAGTAGTTTTCTTGGAAGTATAGCACATGACATGATCATAAATTGGAG GAGTTCCAGAAATATTATGTGGAG TGATTTAAAGGGTATTTGGAGCAAAGATGTTTGGATCCCTTGTAGTATGAG GTTTGAAGTGTCCGCTGGAATTCAAAACCTCTAA
- the LOC115952311 gene encoding uncharacterized protein LOC115952311 isoform X3, producing MKGMWSTHQRTRSYVKVIKRDAANTLEVDTAFKPLDELFSSFLGSIAHDMIINWRSSRNIMWSDLKGIWSKDVWIPCSMRNIGLTQKIND from the exons ATGAAAG GAATGTGGAGCACTCATCAAAGGACTAGATCCTATGTCAAGGTCATAAAGAG GGATGCGGCAAACACATTGGAAGTAGACACTGCATTTAAACCACTTGATGAACTTTTCAGTAGTTTTCTTGGAAGTATAGCACATGACATGATCATAAATTGGAG GAGTTCCAGAAATATTATGTGGAG TGATTTAAAGGGTATTTGGAGCAAAGATGTTTGGATCCCTTGTAGTATGAG GAATATAGGACTAACGCAGAAGATTAACGATTGA
- the LOC115952311 gene encoding uncharacterized protein LOC115952311 isoform X1: protein MKGMWSTHQRTRSYVKVIKRDAANTLEVDTAFKPLDELFSSFLGSIAHDMIINWRSSRNIMWSDLKGIWSKDVWIPCSMSFIGFTLVQLWFLKSFSTHNRFPVIAFFAPISMVCKVLLKMEDWHAFPLKVLTTVFDYTRATLK from the exons ATGAAAG GAATGTGGAGCACTCATCAAAGGACTAGATCCTATGTCAAGGTCATAAAGAG GGATGCGGCAAACACATTGGAAGTAGACACTGCATTTAAACCACTTGATGAACTTTTCAGTAGTTTTCTTGGAAGTATAGCACATGACATGATCATAAATTGGAG GAGTTCCAGAAATATTATGTGGAG TGATTTAAAGGGTATTTGGAGCAAAGATGTTTGGATCCCTTGTAGTATGAG CTTCATAGGTTTCACCTTGGTTCAATTGTGGTTTTTGAAGAGCTTTTCTACTCATAACAGATTTCCAGTAATCGCATTTTTTGCGCCTATCTCAATGGTGTGTAAAGTGTTGCTCAAGATGGAGGATTGGCATGCCTTTCCGTTAA aggTTTTAACTACTGTTTTTGATTACACAAGAGCAACCCTTAAATAA